One Glycine soja cultivar W05 chromosome 7, ASM419377v2, whole genome shotgun sequence genomic window, tacattataagAGTTTTACCTCCAGGCTCCCAACAAAAGGGTTTTAGCCTCTTATAgtcatgagagactttacactCCAGGGGCTAGTAAAAGAGGCTGGATGACTAATAgcaagaaagagatgaatgactaAAGAAAGAGAGTTTTCCCTAAGGGAAATGCTCAAACTTTGGATTTCTTCACTATTGGGTGAGACTGCACGCTAAGCCTAAACTTGTCCACTAAGTGAAAGTGCGCACTAAGCCTGAACTTGTCTGCTAAGTGAGAGTGTGCTTAttctaactttttcttcaaggcTTTTGCTTCaaatattcttcttttgacttctactaataaaaaattgaatgaatgtTAATTTCTtcgttatttcattaaaaacaatagtacagtgaagaaattattattattattagtcaaAATTGACTATTAAATTAGTTCAGATTTCACAATTATCAAAGATCCAATCCATCATGTTATCAATTATAGCaaataattattctttattatattatcatatttattattttattaaatttgtaatttgactcgtccttgattaaaattagaggttgttattatgatagagattatgataatgagaaacaagttatttataattttaatctaaattgtttTTGACCGTAGGATTATTGTGAATATGACATCAATAATACAGATAGATCAATATATATGCAATGATCTTTATTGGATAAAgattaatagatctcatttattaaattatatatacgaTGTACACGTAGATATCATCATTGAATTGACTCAATTGAAAATTtctaatagttaatattacctTGATATGTAAAGAAGAAATATAAAGATTTATAATTTCCTTTGACCTAAGATtatcatagtaattaataagttatttgttatattttaatttcgtgCACCTAATGTTTTATGACACTAGTTGAATAAATATTAGATATGACtaaatatttatagaattaatgattaatcaataaGGAATCCATCAATTCTAGGTAATGAGTTTAAGCTCTATGGTAGGATTAAGATCTTGGTCATGAcaattgaatgaaagaagaaaaaagtttctAAAGTCATTCATTGACTAAATGTGTTAGCTTATTAGAATTtgacaataatattatactttagAGTTAACCTTGAGTTATAAATGATGGAAGGAAATATTAGATTATTCTTCTATTGGTTCGTGAAGGAAAAAGATGTTACTTCATGCTATCCGGACGCTAAGGAGTGTTGCTAAATGCTTACCTtgattgataaattaattatgattaatttatattGAACCTACATGGTCACACAAAGTGTTTCaatatttacaaaagaaaataatttatttgataattaaattagagaatttaatttaatcaaataaatattttagtggaattttgttatattttttactagcatcaagaatataattaatgtataaaaaggaacattgttttataattatagAAGTTATCCAtgaaataagaataatattcaATTGCTATGTAGGaatgtgattaattattataattaatcatgtgattaattatgaattatctttatcttaaatCAGGAagcttcttaaaataaaatatatgagatAATGTTTATTTTCTGTAAAGATacagatataaaattattttaaattttttctttttgttctttaaaaAATGCTCAAATCCATATCTCtttaacattataaataaaagcatCTACCAAAGGCAAAATACACTagacaaaaattagaaaaattcaAGTATAGTTTTAGACCTAAAAAATAGGAAGAGAATTTGTTTTTTACCGTTTGACTCATCTAAAGAGTTGATAACATAGATTGATCTCGGTGTGGATATAAAGAGAGTCCCCTCACTgttgaagaaaaattatattgatggaAGAATGCGTATTTGGATACAccaatctatttttctttatttattattcttgtaTATTTTAAATGCAAAATAGATCCTAATTTTTTTCCATGCAGGTGTTTGGAACACTTTTATTGTAACTTTCAAAAAGTTAGGCCAATTGTGAGGCCaaaggttcaaaattcaaatgtacTCTAATTGCTGTTGTAATGTTGCCAATGACGAAGTCTACAAAAATTTGTTGAGAGTATGGAAGGACCACAGTGCCATTGGATTTGGAATGtcaataattaacttaatttcaaaattaaatatttttatattgaattgACATTCATGACACTTAATTAAGTATGACATCGTTAATTAAAGGATAATGTTAACGAATTCTAACTAATAATATGTactaaaatcaaacataaataaatttaagatcataaaataaaaaaagtgaagtTTATATATGTAGTAAAATCAAATTGCATATATTACgtgtatgaaaaaatatatttcagcCTAGATTCTTTAAAcgacattttccaaaaattgggaAAAGGAAACGTACCAGTCCTGGACTAGTTTCAGCCAAAGCTCCAGCACCGGAAGATGCAAAATTCACCCCATATATGTTGGAATTAGTGACAACTCTGCATACTCAGCTGCAAACATACATGTACTCggcaaattaaaatataaaaaaaaaacctaaaagcTTCGACTTTAGTGAAAAAATGATGATACCGATAAAATCAGGAATTACACGTCCATCAGAATTTCTTCGACTGGGGTACTTAAAGAAAGTATCTCCATAAGGGGGAAAGTTTTGTGGTTGAAATAGTGAGTCTCCAAATATGAGTAGAGTTTTGTGGTTTTGCAGCAGACATGTATTCTTTTGGGAATGCGAGTTATAAATGTTGAGAATAAAAGAGCACAGGAAGACAACCAACATAACAAAGAACCCTAAAAAACTTGCCATGTTCCAAATTCAGTACTCTTCCCATGCATGCAAAGTTAGGTATTATGTTGCCAAACTTTATATAGGAGGCATTGGCCTATGGAGTGGGACTTTATTTGATTCAGACGTGGGTACGTAAAGCCACTACTGGAATGGAGATGCGAAATTTTCTTCATTGTTTAGGTGTGGGTTAAAAGCTTTGGGAGTTTTACTCCTATAAATAGGAGTCCCGTTTATCAATTTATATATCCCAtcaaagagataaaaataagaatttttttttccaattcttGTGCTGATTTGCTAGCAAAGAATGGTGCTTCATCTGATGTAGATTTTGCTAATTTTGTTACTGTCCTGCACAATTAGGTACTTATTTGTTAAGGCATTagttttcctttgtcttctgtTATACTACTAATtcccaatgataaaaaaaattaacaaaattatcttGAATATGCATGTCTCTTTTCCCCCCACCATATGCATGTCGTTGAAAAGAGGATGAATACAAAGTATTCCAGTAATCCACTAATTGAATTGTAAGCGTGACTTTTGGCTTACATTCATTGACCGAAATCTCATGCAGATCTTTTTATTACATATTCatgattaaataacaatataattttttatattccagttaatttcataaaaaaatcttcaataTAGAAATGTTTATACTCTGGTGAATTTAATTTTGGAGGCCGCAAGTCAAAAGAACTGCTGGACCTAATGATCGAAAAGTTGGGTGCCAATTAAAATGTGCCAAATTTTGTAAGTTGGGTGggataaaatatacaaatttgatAGTTTATGCAAAATCTGTAAAAACATGAAAGGTAAGTGACAAAAAGTGTAATTAagtctaaaataaataagactGGCTAAATtatagttaaataataaaaagaatatttacaaAGTATTTTAAGGATATTAGTCAAACTGTCAAAATACTAATTTCTATATATTGATATTTCTACTTTTATTATTACatgaatttgtttatttttgtttgttatacCACGTTATAAATTTGGACAACAATTTCGAAATATACTGTAAAGTGGAAGAGACATATAGAAGGAATTTATAAAGATATGACAGTCCTTGAAACATGCTGGCTTATTTATCTAGGGTTACTGTGGGACGGGTTTAACAAACATTATTAAAGACTAATATTCATTTGGAAAGTTGAAGATAATTATAGTCATgaaatcattttatttgtttagaaTACATTTTTTTGTAGGATATCAGTGAGGAATTGTGTGTGAGATGAAGACTAAAGCTATGTTTCGATTATCGTTAGAAATGGTACTCAAACATGTACCAAGTGTGTGCTTTTATAAATTTCTCACTTTCTAATACACGAAATGAAATCCACTCTCACACTAAGCATCACGTGCAATGAAAGGTAACGTGAATGCAGACACTCCTTAAGTCAGCTGCATGACCTTCCTATGCAGTGATTTTCTGGTGTGTGACCTTATGAGTGTAGGTGTTTGTTAACTGTGCAAAGGACGCTAATTAATGTTAGGTGAAGTGAGAGAGGTCTGCGTTTAAATTGTGAAGGTGAATGAGTTGTACGTGCAACACTGAAAAAGAGAGAATTCAACcaattttctctcattttttcttaattagggCTATGCTTATATCCTCCTCATACACAATAAATTTGTATCTTATCATTTTCGGTGTAATTACACCTTcatcttaatatttttgtatttgtcaCTCTCACCTTTTTCTCTCCCTATGACtttaaaatccaattttcaTAGTATCGGCAATGTATAACAATACCTTAAAATTTGTCTTTGGTTTAATACGTGCTTTAAGATCACAAAAATCTCTCAATATTTTAGTCTTCTTTCTATATCTTATGTGTgatatcttttcatttttctattattttatattattaatcttatatatttaaacttGGAAACAAGTAATAAGTGaaaaacttttgtttttaattcaattagagATAGTATTTTGCATGTCTCTACTAAGCACAtccaatattaaataaaacaactaaGAACTTAAAGTAGAgtcatgatgcaatcctatttctataagaaaatgtttatttttaggtCTTGGAGTGCTGGTAATTACCTTATGGGACATGTCTACCTGTATATATAACTAAGATACAAGCCACGCAAACATCATTCATTTCCAAAAACTTCAGCAACAATTCTCTTGTACTCGATCATATGCTTTTTTCAAGTCAAATAAAGATTatgtatgtttctttttttgcttcaatACATTTCTACCATCCTTAGCTCCGCATAAGATAAACGACTTTTATTGTGGTCATTGTTATcataaaatcaaattgattcTCTACCATCCGCATCTCTTCTTAATCTATGcttaatcactttttttttttatgtatattcaTAGTTTGACTCTTAAGTTTTATATATACTAGTAATAATCTAATTAGtacaattatataatatttctttttatgaattatgaatatatatttccttttattcttAAAGATAGGAACACGGTAATATTTTCCACTTTTGATCTAACATAATTTTCGATTTcaaaatctcattaaataatttagtgGGTCAAATAATACCTTATTCTCCtacatatttttaaacttaAGCATATATgcctataaattataataaggctattttttttttctgtcttcAAAAGTAGTGAAACAACTCCTTCAGATTGTAAGGCTCATTGACATCTCCGTTTCTACTCCACATTAGCTTGGCAAAATGCTCAGCAGCAATCTCTGTGGGATGAAGAGAATCAAAGAACACATTATTGTTAACATTGTTACATAGCTCATATTCTTCAATCCCCCTCTTTCCTCCGCAACTATTATCTCCTCTGTAGGGACCACCTCCACAACAAGCTGCATTCCCCTCTTCAAAACCTTAtccaaaaaagaagaaacaattaATGAGCAAAGATGatgcacttgattttttttctttctttttaaaattatcatatatatacagATAATGGGCATATACCATATTTTGAAGGGTACTTCATTAATTCAATAAGTGCACCGTAGAAGTCGGTAACTGAGTATTTGAATCCCTTTAGCTGTTTCTCTAGCCCATGAAGCATTTTGGGTAAAGCATTATTATGTAACCTTGCAATGGCCGAAGCTTCTTCTTCTAGGCAGGCACTTAAGCTAGTACTATTTATGGCCATCCTTAGAAGGGGAAAGCAATTTAAAGGACCAACATTTACAAACCCAAATTTCCTTCCTCCTTCATTGTAAATTTCCTACACAAAATATATCattgttataatttaaaattactaacaaccagagaaaagaagaaattaaattgaaaagaagTTATTGCAATTGTGAGAGGCTAAAAGGTTCATATCTTAGCATATACGTACTTTGATAACGGCAGTAATGTTACCAATCACATAATCTACAAATTTTTGTTGGGGGCATGGAAGAACCGCACCACTTGTCAAGTTTGTAAGGAAAGGGGTGCCATAGTCATTGCCTCCTATGCTAAATATGTAGATAGCTCTGGACAGCAACTTTTTGGCTTCCTCATCTCCTAATTTTTGCCTGAATTGCTTGCTTACTTCTGTGAAGTATTTTACCTGAGCTTTTAAGTCTATAACCTAAAAAATGAATAGGAAAAGGTTACACATATACACATCATACAATTACCAAAGTGGTAAAAcatttacaaataattaaatttatacaatttatacaatttttttttttgtttccatctCTCTTCATTACTTCGTCTTATCACATATTTCTTTCTCTAGCTTCTGTTTTTCATCTCTTTTAGTGAtacaaatatttatacaaatttatTCATACAAATGTTTTTCTATTCAAATACACTGCTATATAAGCAAATAATATATAGTTTCAAGAACGAAACAGCATAAAAAATATGCTTTTGTTTACATAATCATATATACAGGGTTTTCATCTCAACTACAAAATACAGTGTATAGTCATGATAGCATAGATATATCTAGGACACATGCATGTTTCTGTTGTTgttcagttttaaaaaaaaaaaattaaaaaactatcgGATTgtccactttttattttttaatttcatttttttctttttttaaatctcaCCTTTTGTTAATTGTAATGCGGAAGtaattactttcaaattttaattttatgttcaaattttatttttcccttatTTTTGGTTACTTATGCTCTCAAAGTTAttatttccaatttttattaaactttttcTCTCGTGAATCGCAGTTGATTCATTTTTGtatattaaattagaaaatattatcaTGAAagtgactttaattttttttaatttatttttctttaaacaaTGATGATACATAAAGCAATTATTTCTGTAAAATAAGTTGGATCAAAATATACATGTAATATATTTAC contains:
- the LOC114417689 gene encoding GDSL esterase/lipase 1-like, with translation MASLRVSMSILAFYLSYFILISNYSLSQSSICLPKNHTALFIFGDSLFDVGNNNYINSSTFLQANFPPYGETFFKYPTGRFSDGRVIPDFIAEYATLPLIQAYLSPAGFQDHYIYGVNFASAGAGALVETNQGLVIDLKAQVKYFTEVSKQFRQKLGDEEAKKLLSRAIYIFSIGGNDYGTPFLTNLTSGAVLPCPQQKFVDYVIGNITAVIKEIYNEGGRKFGFVNVGPLNCFPLLRMAINSTSLSACLEEEASAIARLHNNALPKMLHGLEKQLKGFKYSVTDFYGALIELMKYPSKYGFEEGNAACCGGGPYRGDNSCGGKRGIEEYELCNNVNNNVFFDSLHPTEIAAEHFAKLMWSRNGDVNEPYNLKELFHYF